The Leptolyngbyaceae cyanobacterium genome includes the window CCCCTGATCAAACGGCGAGTTACTGGGCAAATTGCGGGTAACGTTGGTGCTTACGGTAACGTGGGAGCAGTTGCCTATCTCACTCTCTACAGCTTGTTACCGGAAGGACAAGTGGGCAACACTATTTTCTTCCAAACTCTGGGTGTTGGCTCTTTGATCGTCACCTTCCTTTGCTGGTTTTTCCTCAAAGAACCAAAAGGTTCATTCTCCGCACATCATGAAGGGGAAGAAACAGAAATGGGAATGCAACAGCCAACTCTTCCTGCTATGTTGGCTTACGAACAAGAGCAAGGGGAATAGAAGATGGGGGGATGAAAGAGGGAAGATGGGGCAGGGGGAAAGGGAAAGGGAAAATTTGTAACTCTAACTTCTGACTTCTGACTCCTGAATTCTGACTTTATCCTTCATCCTTCCCTAATAAATATTAGCCATATAGTTTAGATAAATTTATGACTGACTCAACAAAAACACTTTGTCCTTATTGTGGTGTTGGCTGTGGCTTAGAAGTATCGCCGCCAGCCCAACCTGGCAAACCTGTAAATCGAGACAGTCAAGGATTTCCTACTTGGAAAGTACAGGGCGATCGCGCACATCCTTCCAGTCAGGGTATGGTATGCGTTAAAGGTGCAACCATTGCCGAATCTTTAAATAAAGATAGATTGCTTTATCCCATGATGCGGGAATCATTGGATAAACCTTTCGAGAAAGTTTCTTGGGATGATGCTTTGGAAGCGATTGTCAATCGCATCCAAACCGTGCGGTTTACCCAAGGGGTAGAAGCCATTTGTATGTACGGCTCCGGTCAATTTCAAACCGAAGATTATTACATAGCCCAAAAACTATTAAAAGGATGTCTCGGCACTAATAATTTCGATGCTAATTCCCGCTTATGTATGTCTTCTGCCGTCGCGGGTTACATCCAAAGTTTTGGTGCTGATGGCCCACCTTGCTGTTACGACGATTTAGATTTAACTGATTGTGCTTTTTTAATCGGTACTAATACGGCTGAATGCCACCCGATTATTTTTAATCGACTGCGAAAACATCACAAAAAAAATAACGGCAAAGTCAAAATGGTAGTAGTCGATCCGCGTCGCACTACTACGGCTGAAGCTGCCGATTTACACTTAGCAATTAATCCCGGTACCGATATTGATTTATTAAATGGTATTGCCCATCTGCTAATGCAATGGGGTTATATTGATAGCATTTTTATTGATGAATGCACCAGCGGTTTTCCAGCTTATGCGGAAGTGATTCGCGAATATACACCAGATGTAGTTGCTCGCAAGTGCGGGATCGGAGTCGAGCAATTGGAAACCGCCGCCCGATACTGGGGCGAATCGCAACGGGTGTTGTCATTGTGGTCGATGGGAGTTAATCAATCTTCGGAAGGAACGGCGAAAGTCCGCACGATTATTAACTTGCACCTGATGACCGCCCAGATCGGTAAGCCGGGGGCTGGGCCATTTTCTCTGACCGGCCAACCGAACGCTATGGGGGGAAGGGAAGCTGGCGGTCTTTCCCACTTATTACCGGGCTATCGCGTGGTGAAAAATCCACAACATCGGGCAGAATTAGAGCAATTTTGGGGATTACCAGCCGGAAGAATCGTACCGGACAGGGGTTTGACGGCATGGGAAATGATTACTGGTTTAGAAACTGGGGAAGTCGGTTTTTTGTGGATTGCGGCGACTAATCCGGCTGTTAGTATGCCGGATGTCGATCGCACGAAAAAAGCTTTGTTGCGATCGCCTTTTACAGTTTATCAAGATGCCTACTATCCCACGGAAACTGCCAATTACGCTCACGTTTTGCTACCTGCTGCCCAATGGAGCGAAAAAACTGGGGTGATGGTGAATTCCGAACGCAGGATCACCCTTTGTCCGGCATTTCGCGATCGACCCGGACAAGCCAAAGCCGACTGGGAAATCTTCGCAGAAGTCGGACGCCGCTTGGGTTTTGTCGAGCAATTTCCCTTTACTAACTCAGCCGAAGTTTATGCCGAATTCGCCCAAATCACCAAAGGGCGTCCTTGCGATCAAAGTGGTGTCAGTCACGCAAGGCTAGATAAAGATGGCCCACAGCAATGGCCTTGCCCCTTAGATGCAGGGGAGCAGGGGAGCAGGGGAGCAGGGGAGAACTCGGCTTTATCGAAAAGGCTTTACACCGAGCTAAAATTTCATACTCCAGATGGACGCGCCCGTTTCGGTGCTTATCATTCCAAGGGATTAGCAGAACCGCCCGATCCCGATTATCCCTTTGTTTTGACGATCGGCAGGCTCTACGGTCACTGGCACACCCAAACGCGCACCGGGAGAATCGATAAAATTCGCCAAATGCACCCCAATCCTTTTATCGAAATTCATCCCCGCGATGCTGGCAAACTCGGTATCAAAGAAGATGATTGGGTAGAAGTCCGCAGTCGTCGCGGTAAAGCCAGATTTCCCGCCAAAGTAACATCGGCGATTTGCCCCGGTACGGTATTTGTCCCCATGCACTGGGGCGAACTCTGGGCAGACTCGGCAGAAGCTAACGCGATGACACATCCAGAGTCTTGTCCGGATTCCCTGCAACCGGAGTTAAAAGCTTGTGCTGTCCAATTAGTGCCGATCGCAGCCAATGTAAATGCCACCGAGTCTTTGCTACAGACCCCAAAATCTAGTATCCTCTCAGCATCGCCTTCTGTTTAAAGTTAAAACAAATGGGGTTTTTCAGGGACATAGGTAGCAAGATCGGTCGTGCTGGAGAAGATCGGGAATTTCTAGGCTTCATCAAAATGATTGAAAGCCTAGTCTCTAAATTCCTATCTCTAGCAATGGTTTTCGTTATTTTGGTAGCAGTAGGAGACCTGATTATCTTTCTGTTCAGAGATGTAGCTACTGAACCAATCGGGTTTTTTAACACTACTTTAATTCAGCTTTTTGGCTTGTTTCTAAATATTTTAATTGCTTTAGAA containing:
- a CDS encoding nitrate reductase encodes the protein MTDSTKTLCPYCGVGCGLEVSPPAQPGKPVNRDSQGFPTWKVQGDRAHPSSQGMVCVKGATIAESLNKDRLLYPMMRESLDKPFEKVSWDDALEAIVNRIQTVRFTQGVEAICMYGSGQFQTEDYYIAQKLLKGCLGTNNFDANSRLCMSSAVAGYIQSFGADGPPCCYDDLDLTDCAFLIGTNTAECHPIIFNRLRKHHKKNNGKVKMVVVDPRRTTTAEAADLHLAINPGTDIDLLNGIAHLLMQWGYIDSIFIDECTSGFPAYAEVIREYTPDVVARKCGIGVEQLETAARYWGESQRVLSLWSMGVNQSSEGTAKVRTIINLHLMTAQIGKPGAGPFSLTGQPNAMGGREAGGLSHLLPGYRVVKNPQHRAELEQFWGLPAGRIVPDRGLTAWEMITGLETGEVGFLWIAATNPAVSMPDVDRTKKALLRSPFTVYQDAYYPTETANYAHVLLPAAQWSEKTGVMVNSERRITLCPAFRDRPGQAKADWEIFAEVGRRLGFVEQFPFTNSAEVYAEFAQITKGRPCDQSGVSHARLDKDGPQQWPCPLDAGEQGSRGAGENSALSKRLYTELKFHTPDGRARFGAYHSKGLAEPPDPDYPFVLTIGRLYGHWHTQTRTGRIDKIRQMHPNPFIEIHPRDAGKLGIKEDDWVEVRSRRGKARFPAKVTSAICPGTVFVPMHWGELWADSAEANAMTHPESCPDSLQPELKACAVQLVPIAANVNATESLLQTPKSSILSASPSV
- a CDS encoding phosphate-starvation-inducible PsiE family protein encodes the protein MGFFRDIGSKIGRAGEDREFLGFIKMIESLVSKFLSLAMVFVILVAVGDLIIFLFRDVATEPIGFFNTTLIQLFGLFLNILIALELLDNITAYLRKHVVQVELVIVTSLIAVARKIIILDLDKVDGTELIGLSLAIFALSISYLLVRFINTKLHDE